Genomic DNA from Mauremys mutica isolate MM-2020 ecotype Southern chromosome 13, ASM2049712v1, whole genome shotgun sequence:
CTCCTTCTGTGAGTCTCAGGCTCAACAGCACTTCAGCCCAGGCAGAGTCTACTCTCACCTTGCCCTCTTTCTCTCACAAGCCTGCCTTAAATATGTCCATGGTCAGCCCCCCTGCACACAGAAGAACCCTGCCATTAATTAGCATCTCTGACCACTATGCCATGTGCTCAGCCCCACCTTTTTGTCATGCCTACCTCTCCTGCAGACCCTTGTGTAGACAAATTAGTGTCCACACAATGTGGATGGCCCCTGATGGCAGATTTGGTGGTTTCTCAGTGAGCGTCCTTCATTGAAATTTCAAGCACTTTTCCTGGAAGGGCATGGCAGGGATgtccagagagcagctggaaaggaAATACAATCCAGTAATCTAACTACTGTGAAGCTTTTCCAAATCTGTCCCCAGTATCACTCTTGGTAAGACAATGGGTTACTTCGgggtgaatctggccctgcttGTTTCAGAATGAATAATGAAATTTGTTTAGTTGTTTATGTGAGTGACCCacacaaatcatagaatcatagaggtgTAGGACTCAAAGGGACTTCAgcaggtcatcttgtccagtgtcctgcactcaaggcaggactaagtattatctagaccattcctgacaggtgtttttctaacctgttcttataAACCCCTCCAATGAccgagattccacagcctccctaggcactTTGTTTCACTGCtcaactaccctgacaggaagtttctcctaatgtccaatgtaaaccacccttcctgcaatttaagcccattgctttgtgtcctatcctcagaggttaaggagaacaatttttcaccctccttcttgtaacaaccttttatgtacttgaaaactgttatcatgtcccctctcagtcttcttttctccagactaaacaaacccaattttttcaaccttccctcataggtcatgttttctagacctttaatcatttttgttgctctcctgtggacttttcctaatttgtccacatcttacaGTCTTAAGAGAATGTAGCAGCTGCACAATGGTACTCAGATGTAAAGAATTGCGAAAGATCATTTTCAAAGTTTACCCTTAACTCTTCCCCCGTGTTTGTTATCATGGGACAATTTGTGATGAAATGATCCCCTTCTGTTTCTCAGATATTGCAATGGAACTGTGTGAACAGAGAAATCTATGGTAGATTCACCAAGTGATAGAGTCATGAAATGATTTAGTCACTTAATTGTCACTTTAAACATCTAAAGCCCAGAGTCGGGCCTCACTGATATTCACAAAACCCCCAATCAGCTGCCCCTGAATGCTGTAGGTGTCTAAGTTCAGTTGGCACCTACATTtttgaacaaaatgaaaatagAGTTGATTTGTAGAGTATGTATGATTCATTTGATCTGGCCAGTTGGCTAATCCTGGTGAAAATCAAGTAGCAAGGCTGAGTGAATAGTTTGTATTAATTTGTTCATTCAGTAGATGTCACCTCTTTTCTGTATGTGAATTGTTCATGAATAAATACTGATCTTTTCAATTATGTTTGCCATTTCATGTTCTTCTCTGTTGGGTTATATTGTGCATTTAGAGACAGACTTTCAAAAAGGCTCTGAATCAAAAAATGAGGCCTTTTATTCAGAAGCGCTCAGATCCCATTTAAACATCAGAAATGGTGACCAAAACTTTCAAAAGTTCTCAGGTTGTTCTCAGATGGTGCGTCTCAGAACTAGTGACCAAACTTTCAGAAGTTCTCAGGGTTAAAAAATCAGTGCTGCAGTGGCAGAGATGCCAACTCATGTAACTTTATCAtgcttcttttgttttttgttgtttattgTTGTTTATATCCCTGTGCGATATACAGAAGAGTCTTGAACAGGGGTCTCCTCCTGTTACTCATAAGTATGGTAACTAGTCTTTGTTTTACAGGCGTAAATTAATGGGGACATAGCTCCTCCATCTTATAAATGATTGGTACACACAGGAGTTCTTTTACTCAAAAATCCTTGTTTTTATTGGGTTTAAAGcacacatttaaaataataatagtcTAGAGCACCCCATAATGCCAAGTAGCAGAACATGGAAAACATGGTCACCAGGGACATATCAGTCTGGGAGATGGACACCAGCCAGAATGGAACAGTATAAGCACTGGTTACTCAGTGGGGTTCAAATAGTGCCTGAAACACCTTTGAAAGCAGTGCCCtctggaaaacaaaataaatgatgATAGGAAACTCACTATTTGTGTCTTGAGCCCTGTTATTATTGGCTGGGACTGTCAAAAGAACCTAAGGGAGTAAGGCACCCAGTTTAGATTGGGTTTAGGCACCTTatgcatagattccaaggccagaagggaacattttGATTATCTGGTCTGATCTTCTGTGTAGCACAGGCCAGACAACTGCCCCCAAAAGAATTTCTAGAACAgattttttagggaaaaaaaacatccactcttgatttcaaaattgtcagtgaaggagaatccaccatgatgctTGGTAAGTAGTTCCAATGGTTATATAcagtcactgttaaaaatttaccctttatttccagtttgaatttgtctagcttcaacctccagccattagattgtgttagacctttctctgctagatctgctccaaattttttttttaaattacaggaaGGTCTCAACCAAGACTAGGGtctcattgtgctgggtgctataCCTACACATGGttagagacaatccctgccccaaagaaaagACATTTAGTCATGCATGTGCCTGGCTTTGTTTTGCTTCCAGGTGCTGTCTAATATGGATGTAGGGAGAACATGATAGGGAGTACTATTAGGCAGAgagaatggtccagtggttagggtgtgtgCTTTGAAGCTGGGGGACCATTGTGCCATTCCCTGATCCGTTATGGACTTCTTGCGCAACCAAGGGTAAGTAACATAGGGTGATGTCGTTAAGAAcccagtaggattttcaaaagtatctcaGTGCATAAAACTCATTTAAATTGCTTTATATGAAACACCTGCATGCTTTTCAAAAATCTCCTAGACAAGtacttacatttaaaaatatggctTTTGTTGACcaattttaaagcattttcccatgtgagttaggcacctaaatacctttaaaaatctggcccagagtgTGTCTGTGCTTCtgttccccatccataaaatggaaGGTGTAGTGGATCCCTACATTGCAGGGGTGTTAgagggataaatacattaaaaatggtGAGGAACTCAAATGTTGCTGTAATGGGGCCATAAGTACTTAGGGCAGATAGATAGCTGTGCATTGCAAACTCAATTGACATACCTTACGTACCGTTTGTGGGAATGTACTATCCATCTCTCATTGGAATTAGATATTTCACTGCAGTACTAATTTCGTTCTTCTTGTCCcatataaaaataacttttttttccttctcagtaATTAATATTCCCATCAGCAGAATTGTCAAGAGAGATTTTCCCTTCTCCCAGAAAGGATAAATAATGAACCAGGAGAGATGATCACTTTTTGGTGCTGCTGGACTCAATGCGGAGTGCATCACACAAAGCAGGGCAGGTCAACCAGAGGACATGCAGATGATGTTACTTTCAGGAGTGAAGCACAAGAAGAGAGATGGACAATGGTGTGTGGAGTCCAGAACCCGGCCTCTTAATGCTGAGTGAAGCAGTCATGTCAGAGAGTCCAGCTGGTAACTGAACTGCCTTAGAGGTAAAACAGGTCCTTTGCAATCTTATTGTCATGATCAGAATTGGAGACAGGGAAGACCTGCCTGGTCACCTGGTCCATCATCTCTGCTCCAAGCAGGATTTTAGCCCTCAGTGTGGGAACCTACTTCAAAGCAGTGGGGGGAAGTTTAGTGAGATAATGTTGGCTAAGTGCTTTGGTAATGACAACTGTGGGATTTTTAAGGAAGAATGTATTAGTATTTGTTAATTATGACTTTACTGTATTTGTCATACTTTTCTCAAGTgtatctttaaaatatttcagcGGTGAGGCTTCTGTCCCTTTCCTTAGGACATTGTCACGTAGGACAGCTCATTGCTAATAAATGCATCCTCTCCCATCTGAGTAGCTCCACATGCAAGTATCTGTCTAGGATAGGATGTATCCTCCCTTTCCTACCTCAATAAGTTTAAGATAAATATCtatgaaacagattttttttaacccagatATACCCTCTAACTCAGTTTTCTCCATCATTTTCTCTATATTAAATACCATTTGTTGACAGATGTCAGCTTCTCTGTCACACAGGGTGAACGTTTgatcaataaaaatattttctgctttGGCAGTTGAGATAATAATGTAGGTTTTCACACTTCATTCCTTTTTGAATATTTGGATCACTGGGATGATTCTGTGATTGACTGAGAGTAATCAATAATTTGCCAGAGGTAATTTTATTTGTTTACTATGTCTTTCCCCTAAAATCCCAAATACTGTAACTGTCTGTCAATAATAAAGTAGAAAGATGTTGACTAGACTAGAATAAAATCACATTGTTCTGATCTGGTATGTCAGAAAGTGTGATAGAAAATATATGAATGAAGAGTCATCTATCAGCTTAACTACCTACATAGAAGCTGAacaatactctctctctctctctctctctctccatctaatctatctgtctatccatcTGTGGCACCAAGATTTTGATTAGTGATTTTGCTGCCTAAAGTTTTATACTGAAAATATAAGGCACTCAAAATcaaggcatctgaagaagtgggtattcacccacgaaagctcatgctgcaaaacgtctgttagtctataaggtgccacaggattctttgctgcttttacagaaccagactaacacggctacccctctgatactcaaaatcATGATTCACTTTTCACTGTCTATCCATATAACCATCATCATAGTGGTTTTTGGGCACCTCATCCAATCTCCTGTGGCATTTGCAAGGTTTTCAGAGATTGACATTCTGTTTAACctgatgacaaaaaaaaaaatcaacacattTTGATGTATCTTCTCAGGCTGCATTCTCCATCCAGTTTTTATTTGACTAACTCTCCAGAGAAGACATTTAAACATTATGTTAAATGTATACTGAGATTTTTAAGAGCCCATTGGGGGCAAGCACCCAAATCCAATTCAGTTTGGGTGCCTCCATCACTAAAGCTAGTTTGAAACCTGATATTGAATTAATTGCTCATAATCTGTGAAAATGTGATGATATTTGCTTTAGCTGTCTCCCAAAATACACCAACGCTTGTTTGATTTTCCCTAGATAAGTGACATGGCAGGCACAAAATGGAGAAATCAATCGTCTGTCACGGAATTCATCCTTCTGGGATTTGGGGATCTCCCTGAGCTgcaaattcttctcttcctgctgtttctagtgatctacattGTAACTGTGGCTGGAAACATCCTCATTGTTGTGCTAGTTGtgactgatcagcaccttcacacccccatgtacttcttcctggggaacttgtcctgcttggagacctgctacacctccaccatcctgcccaagATGCTGGCCAGtttcctgactggggacagaaccatttctgttAGGGGCTGCATTGctcaattttatttcttttgttctttggCAGCTACAGAATGTTACCTCCTAGCagcgatgtcttatgatcggtatttagcaatATGTAAACCCCTGCATTATGTACCTGTTATGAACAGAAGGTTTATCCTCCAGCTAGCAGCTGGGTCTTGGATACTGGGGTCACTGGCTTGTAGCACAGTAATATATTTGATGTCACAGCTAAttttctgtggccccaatgaaattgaccatttcttttgtgatttcacTCCAATCATAAAACTCTCCTGCAGCGAAAACCACCTTGTTGTACTCCTGGATTCCATCCTGGCCTGTGTATTTACTCTGCCACCATTTCTGCTGACTGTGATATCATATATTTTTATCATCGCCACCATTCTGAGAATCCCTTCAATCAccgggaggcaaaaggccttttccacctgctcctc
This window encodes:
- the LOC123348375 gene encoding olfactory receptor 6B1-like, with translation MAGTKWRNQSSVTEFILLGFGDLPELQILLFLLFLVIYIVTVAGNILIVVLVVTDQHLHTPMYFFLGNLSCLETCYTSTILPKMLASFLTGDRTISVRGCIAQFYFFCSLAATECYLLAAMSYDRYLAICKPLHYVPVMNRRFILQLAAGSWILGSLACSTVIYLMSQLIFCGPNEIDHFFCDFTPIIKLSCSENHLVVLLDSILACVFTLPPFLLTVISYIFIIATILRIPSITGRQKAFSTCSSHLIIVTIFYLTLMIVYMLPKTNQLRAFHTALSVGYTVVTPLANPLIYSLRNKEVKEALRKAASKLVPFTCYHTN